The nucleotide sequence ACTGAAGGCTGTCCATTTGCATCTTCTTTTACGTTGTCTACACTCAAGGAAAAATATTTACCTTCTTCCTCGGTAGTAAACCTCATATTAAGTCTGTTTGCCATTTAAACTCCTCCTTTCCTGATTTTTGCCTACTAACTAGGCGTTAGTAATTACAGTGTTGTCCACTTTTTGAATCTCATTTACAGGATAAGTCAGTATGTCACCTATAGCTTTTACTACATCATATACATCCTGATCTGCTGCATCCATTGCAATCTTGCCAAGTGTAACTTTCTTAAGTATCTCTTTACCCTGTTTGTTAAGCCCTGTCTTTTCTACAATAGAAAGCGTACTTGAAAGCTTTGTTGACTTTGCTGCCATAGCAATTCGCCCCTTTCTTTAACTTTTACTTATATATATGCCCTTCAAAAAATTAGTGCAGAAAAAAAGAAATAGGCTTTTACCTATTTCTTCTCCTGATTTTTTATAACGGCTGATATATCTTCTCTTAAATCTTCAATAGATTTGACTAAAAGGTCAATCTTATTTTCAAATCTTATGAGCAAATATATACTAACTGCTATTGGGAACCCCACGGTGCTGATTAAACTAACCAGCTGGTCATACATAAATATCACCCTCCCTCTGCCATTATAAAAATATATATGCTATTTCAGACATTTTTTCAGTTTATTTAGGGCAGATTTTTTTATTTCTATAGCATGTCTATATTTTATGTTAAGTATCTCAGCGGTTTCCTTAAGTGTCCTGCCTTCCATGTACACGGATTTAATTATTTTTATCTCTATATCCTGTAATTTGTTAAGTGAAAGTCTTATTTTTTCTGCTTCATCATAGGCAATAACTTCATCCTCAAGGGTAAAGTCATAGGGCTGAATAGACAGTATACCGCTGTCCTGGATTTCTCTAAAATGTTTTATCTGGCCTTTCAAAAGGGCATTGAAGTTATTTACTATGGAGTTTGTGCAGTAGGTTGTAAAGGAGCCTTTTCCCATTTTGTAGAGTTTTACTGCTTTTATTATAGAAAGGTATCCGTGCTGTACTAGGTCCTCAAAGTCATAGGAAGGGATCTTGTATTTACATGCTTTTTTTATTATGAAGCAGCTGAATTTTGCAATGATAGAATCCATGGAGTCTTTGTCGCCGGATTTAGCTTTTCTAACAAGCTCTTCTATGGTAACCACCGCCTTTTTATTTGATTATACAGGTAAAAGGGTGGTGATTGACCATTTTTTGACATAATGGAAAATATTAATTTAAAGGTTTATATTCAATAATGCTATCCGGTATCTTCCCTGGTCTTGGATTTGTTTTTTCATCAGAATATCCAAGTATAACAATCCCAACCAGTTCTTGCAGCATCCAATATTTTATTAAGAATGTCTATTGGTGTTTCTTTAGATTTATACTTTCGTGTACTCCTTCTATTGTAAATTGCTTTTATGCTCATTTATTTCACCTCATTAAATTGGAAATTATCTTCATATTAATGTTGCTTATTCATATATTCTTTTTTTGTTTTATCAATTGTTTTTCCCCCAATTCCAATATTTTCATCAGGCAATTCTTTAATCGTAGTAAGGAAAAATTCACTTGGAATATGCATTATTTCTGATGAAACTTCTGTTAATTTTCTAATTAATTCTTCTTTTTGTTCTTTAGTTAATTTTCCACCTTCTAATGTTATATATGGCATTTACATCACTCCTAAGTATATTAAATTTTATTATTAAAATAACTTCATTATATCACCTAACAGATAAATTGAAATTTATAGAAGTGTTCTGTTCATATTTTTTCAAATCTAAAGAAATAATCACCTTCGCTAGCTGGCATTCCACCTACAGTCTCTGGAATATTTGGATCTCGGTGGAGTGGATTATAAAACTCAACAATGTGAAAACCACGTTTATTGACATAGAAATGAATGTTTCTTTTTTCAAAATACGGTGTACATGTTTCCCATACCTTTGTTTCAGGGTGCAAATTTTCTATTGCCTTCCAAAGTGCCTGTCCAACGCCAGTTCCTTGACAACCAACTTTAACAAAAAGAAAATCCAAATGATTATGATATGTTTCGTTATCAACAGTTATGACTGTTCCACCGGAAACCTCACCGTTAACAATTGCCTGATACGCTTCAGCACCATTGGCATTGAGTGAATCATCTATGTCCTTTTCTGGTAAAATTAATTCATCGGATGGCCCGCATTCCGTTTCGTATCCATATTGAAATGCCTCTTGCATGTCTCGCTTAAACATTGCAATGTTTTCTGCTTTAAGTGGAACCAATGTAAGTTTCATATTCATCACCTCATAAAGTACTATTTATGCTACTTAACCTTAAATTGGAATTTGTTTATTTGATTATAATAATTAAACTATAGACTAACAATAGATATTTTTACATATTATTCTAAAATAATTTGTTCTATTTGCTTAGTTAAACTTCTTAGAATTTCATAGAGTTCCGCTTTTGTAGTTAGATAGTCTTTTCCAAAGGCTTTATTTGTTAATCCTTTTAGTATATCATCTGAAATGATCTCAGTCTCTCTTATATACTGACCCAAACCATAATGAGCGAGACAGTTACGAAATTTTCTATCAAATAAACAGTCATCTATATAAAAATCAGTATTCTTTTGAGTATTCACCTCTTTAATGAAATCACAAAGATAATAATACTGTAAATATGCATATTTAAATTTTTGAGGAATCTCATCTATAAAATAATTTTCAATAAACTCTATTGCATAATTAATACTGCAAAGTATAGAGAAAAGCAGAAATCCAAAATCGTCGTTCATCTTAAGCGGTGAGTTTCTATAAAAATGGTAATCTTTGTATTTAACAATAATATTATCATTATATCTATATATGGGAAACTCCTTACAACCCAAATAAGCTGATAACTTTCCAGCAACTATACTCATATCTCTTATCCATGGCCCCACACCTTCATTGCCTAATAATTTTATAGGAGTATACATTGAACATAAAATTGTATTACCACAAAACTCACCATTACACAAATCAGTACCTACATTGTAATATCCAAAAATCTTTTCACGTAAGCTACGTATGTTATAAAAGTAATTTTCACTTTCTGTGAACCTTTTAAAAAGCAGAGTAGCATAATCTTTATAACTTTTTTCAAAAAGCTTGTGGCCCTGTCTTAATTGCGTATAAAATACTTTCTCAGTTGGATTAAAGCAAGGAGAATTTAATCCAACTTTTTTGCACCACTGTTCTGCACCTTCTGTAAAAAGTCCGATATAAGGTAGGCTCATACAAATATAATTACTACTAATATTTTGAGCATTTTTTGAAATATCAGTTAATGTATATAAAAACCTTGCGTCTGCTTGAATTAATTCATAAGCAGTTTTCTGTACTTTATTCAAATCATTTCTCCTTTCATTTCTCCTATAAACAAATTACTATTTACATTACTCAGCCTTAAATTGGAAGTTGACAATCACTTCTTCTCAAAAGTTTAATGAAAATATATGTCAGAATCAATTATTCACATGTTATCTCTGCAATTAGTATAGCATGATCTGGATTTCCTGAATCATCACCTTTATATTTATCTTCGTCTTTGCATCCTTTATACTCTTCGTTGCTTAAGAAGTCCCATAAATAGTCTATCTTGTCTATTGTCACACCTTTAGTAATAACAAAATCAATAGGTCCTTTAGTATCATCTTCAAAGACAAAACTCCACTTTGTTAGGGATGTCCAATCATTATAATTCATTTTAAATTTAGGTCCATCTATTTTATAATTTTGTGGTAGTGACCAGTTTTTATCTTTACTTGCCCACGTATACCAAACATTAAGATCACCTAACACAACAACATTTTCAGCATCAAGACTGCCTAAATATGTACTCAGTTGATTAAGTTGAGCTTTTTTATTATCAATTCTAATACGAATTCCTATAATGGTTAAAAGCATTCCTTTGTATTCAATATCAATTTGAAGGAAATTAGCAGATAGTTGTTGAATAGGTAATTCCTTAATTGCAATTATTCTTATTTCTTTTCTTATTGCAATAAGAACTTCATTTCCTTCCGGATTAGTGCTCGTGAAAATATTATATTCGAATAATTTGTATGCAAAATCATCTAACCAATTAAGAGTCTTGCTAAATTCAGTAATTATAGCAACCTCTGGCTTTAATTCATTTATCTCGTCACCAACCCACACTGGAATAGAACCTTGTGCATTCCAATTAGATCTTTGATTAATATTCCACTCAATAATTTTCATAACTGTTGTCACCTCATCAAATTCTGATTTGTACATTTCATTGTTTATAAATTTTCTTCATAATTTAATACTAATCAACTCGATAAATTACTATTTGTATGATCATTCTTATATACTAGATCAGTCTCTATCACCATAATAGCACCATTTTATACAAAAATGAATCAAAAAGTATAAATTATCCATCACCCCATCCAAGCAGCTTCCTCTCAAGCTCCTTAAAATCATACTGCCTACACTTTTCCCTATGTTCAGTATTCCTGGACTCCCATATACTCTTATACCTCTTAACATCATTGGCAGTCTTCAAACCTTTCTTTCTCCAGCTCTGCAGTATTCTATCCACGTAGTTTATATTCCTGGCATTGTACTTTAAAGCCTCCTCAACCGCAAGGATAATCACATCACAGTCTATAACACCGCTCCACATGCGTAGTTTATCCCTCTCAGCTTCCCCTGCAGAGTGTATGTTCTCCTCAAAAAATGCTAGCACAGTACTGTAGGTGTTAAAAGCTGTCTCTTCACCTGCACTCTTATTACTCCTTACTTCCTGCTTATTATTTATTATTTTTTGCTTATTACTTCCTTACTTACAAGCTCCTTGTAAACCCCTTCCAGGGGGCTTGTAAGGGGCTCTTTTAAATCCTTAACAGCTTCATTTTCAGAATCAGCAGGATCCTTTATTTCTATTCCCTCAAAAATACTTTCAATATCCAGTTCTTCATTAAGACACCGTTTATAAAATAGTGAAACAAATTCTTTGTTTTTAACATTTTTAAGTTCTCTATTGACACATTTTACAGCATTTAAATTATTGGGTTTATTGTATTTAGTCCAGTTTAGAATCATTATTTCTTTTGTTTCATCCAGGTAAAATATCTTTTTATATTCCTGAAATCTGAGAAGCAGTTTGTCCACTGTTTCTCTATTGTAACCAGTTTGGGTTTCTATAATTCGCTTAGGGAGCTCATAAATACCACACTGGGTAGTGTTTGAGTTAGTCATCAAGTATATGTAAAAGAATTTTTCCTCGGGAGTTAAATCTAAAACAAATCCGTCATTCCAGAAATCAGTATGGAGCTGCCTGTACTTAGCCATTATAATAACCTCCTAAAAATTAATAATGCCCCTTCTACCCATTAAATTTGTATTTGGCTGTATTGTTTTCAATCCAGTTAATCAATTCATCTTTAATTATTATTGTCCTCCTGGATTTAAGCATAATTATAGTAAAGTTTTCCCTGTAAATAATTTCGTTAGCAGTACTTCTTTCTATCCTAAGTACCTGTGCCATTTCTTTTACAGTTATAAGCGGTGGAAGTTCATTGAGCCTTTCTTTAATCATATAGATCCCCCCATATTATAAGATAAAAGTAACTATCACAAAAAAATGTCCTCTATCGTAGTATTAAAAAATCTAGCAAGTTTGCCGGCCTCTCCAATAGTGAAATTCCTGCTTCCTATTTCTTTACGGCTGTATGCAGATATACTCATGTGCAGCATATATGCAAGTTCCCTTTCAGTTACATTATTTTTAATTCTAAGAGACTTAAGTTTATAATTTACCCCCATACTCATCACCTAAAAATTATTAAACACTATTTTAATGTGATTATGTCGAGTGACATAATATAACATTATTTCTATATTTATGATTTCATTGTAAGATATTTCTGTATTATTTTCGATATTCTGACTAAAAACATTTCATCTGTCACATATAAACTATAAAGAAACATACCTATCAAAATCTCTCACCTAAATGTCCTAAAAACCATTCATCAACTTTATTTCTTATGATAAGTGCTTTCCTGCCGCAGAAAACCACAGGGAAATCTCTACAGTGTATTAACTCATATGCTTTGTTATGACCTATACAGTATTCCTCCATAAACTGGGATACTGTCATCACTTTTTTCTTATCATGTCTCATCATGTCGGCTGTTTTATACTCTTCCATTTCAATCCCTCCAGCCATAATAAATATTATTTAAAGAACAGTTCCTTCACATCTTCCCCTAAAAGTTCTGCAATCCTTTTCATCAGATCTCTCCTAGGTTCAACTTCGCCTTTTTCTATTTTTCCTAAATACTGAGGTGTTATACCAAGTTGTTTTGAAAGTATTACCTGCTTTATACCCTTTTCAACCCTTTTAGCCTTTAATTTGTACAACATATAATCATCCGCTCCCCCTTTTAATGATAATATCTTTTTACTAATTTATTGATTTTAAAATTTAATTCTATCACTACTTTGATGATTGACAATAATTTTATGAATAACTTATTTACAAATTTAATGATTTTATGATATACTATGTTCATAGGAGGATTATAAAATGGAATTTAAAGATAGACTTAAACAGCTCCGTGAGTCTAAAGGTTTAACTCAAAAGGAACTAGCAGATGAATTAAATAAACTCAATACAGACTTAAGTAGTAATTCTAAAATATATACACAGACTATATCTTACTGGGAGAACGGCAGGGACCCATCAATTAGAATGCTTATAAAAATAGCACAGTATTTTGACGTTCCAACAGATTATTTGCTTGGTAAAACTGACTCTGTAAGTATAGATGAAATTAACTTTGAATATTTTTCTAAATATCTTTCAAAGCAAAACATTGAAAAGCTTATAAAAAATTACCCTGACAATATGAAAAAGGCAGTGTATTTTTTGCTATCAAATTATACTTCTGATATTTTCACAAATTTTAATAATGAAAAAAAGCAGTATGAAATAAACCTGGATTTTCTGTATCTCATAACTAAAGCTGTAGATATACTGAAAAGTTTTTATGATGAAATGGAGAATAAAGTTTTATGCTATAACACAGAAAGTTCCCTTCAGAACGTTAAATACATAGATTCTATATCCATGGATACACTTAAAGATATAAATAAACTTAAAGCTCTTACAAAAATAGGTCTTGATTCAATAGTGGATAAACTTGAAGATCTCGTTTTGTTATGCAATGACCCATCTACTCTAAAACTTAAAGATGAAATTTTAGAGTATACAAGTACAAATGACCTTAATAAAAACTATTTTTCAAAACACTTAAAGAAAGCTTTTACAGATTTAGTTAATGATGTACTAAATACATCAAAATACGCAGGTGACAATCACAAATAATTCTCTATTACATGTGGTTGTAGGTTCGAGACCTACTACCCCTGCCAGATATCAATGCTTTCACGATTTCGTGAAAGCATTTTTTATTACCCATATAAAGATATTCCAACTCAGTAAATAAGTTGGAATATCTAAATATATTATTTATAAAATATACTATAATTAATTACAGCTCTCTACTGCTAAAGCAGTGAGTGTTGCATTCGTTATAGTTACTCCAGCATCAGCTGTTATTGTAGTTGGTGCTAACTCTACTGAATAGGTACAGCATTTCTGACAGCACCCAACATCACATAGTTGAAAACTAAAGGATGTGGATTCAACAACCCCAACAGCAAGTGAAAAAGTAAATGTTGATCCTATTTGCTGTGGTGTTCCTCCATCACAAGATTTAAATACATTGAAATTTAATGTAACAGCTGCTGCAACTGGAATATTAATTTGAGAAGTAAAAACCAAACGTGTCTGAGGAGTACATAAATTAGCCATATCTAAAGTAGTACTAACTACTGGTATAGGTGCTGTAAGATCACCTATAGCTATAATTGGAAGCGGACCTGCTCCACCAGTTCCACATCCTAAAATAACCTTACTAGGTTCCTTATGACAGCATTCTGGCTTTTGATAGCATCTATTATTATCTGTTATACATTTTCTAAGATCATAATCATCATGACAAGTTAATGAATTCATATTATATTGTAACCTCCTTTGTTAATGTGGCTTATACAATATAATATGATTTAATAATTTAATTGTGAGAGGTATTTCATAATAAATAATGATACTTCTGAAAATCTAAATTTCATTGTCATGAATTGAGATAGTTATATCTATAGGGTTTGTAATTCCAGGTTTAAGTTATACGTAAGCCTCGAATTACAAACCCTATAACTAAGTAATCACAAGTCTTTATTATATTTACTTTTTATCTGATTGTATACTGCTGTAAAAATTCTTAAAAC is from Clostridium fermenticellae and encodes:
- a CDS encoding DUF1659 domain-containing protein, giving the protein MAAKSTKLSSTLSIVEKTGLNKQGKEILKKVTLGKIAMDAADQDVYDVVKAIGDILTYPVNEIQKVDNTVITNA
- a CDS encoding YvrJ family protein, translating into MYDQLVSLISTVGFPIAVSIYLLIRFENKIDLLVKSIEDLREDISAVIKNQEKK
- a CDS encoding RNA polymerase sigma factor, translating into MVTIEELVRKAKSGDKDSMDSIIAKFSCFIIKKACKYKIPSYDFEDLVQHGYLSIIKAVKLYKMGKGSFTTYCTNSIVNNFNALLKGQIKHFREIQDSGILSIQPYDFTLEDEVIAYDEAEKIRLSLNKLQDIEIKIIKSVYMEGRTLKETAEILNIKYRHAIEIKKSALNKLKKCLK
- the dmpI gene encoding 4-oxalocrotonate tautomerase DmpI; protein product: MPYITLEGGKLTKEQKEELIRKLTEVSSEIMHIPSEFFLTTIKELPDENIGIGGKTIDKTKKEYMNKQH
- a CDS encoding GNAT family N-acetyltransferase; the protein is MKLTLVPLKAENIAMFKRDMQEAFQYGYETECGPSDELILPEKDIDDSLNANGAEAYQAIVNGEVSGGTVITVDNETYHNHLDFLFVKVGCQGTGVGQALWKAIENLHPETKVWETCTPYFEKRNIHFYVNKRGFHIVEFYNPLHRDPNIPETVGGMPASEGDYFFRFEKI
- a CDS encoding endonuclease/exonuclease/phosphatase family protein, whose product is MKIIEWNINQRSNWNAQGSIPVWVGDEINELKPEVAIITEFSKTLNWLDDFAYKLFEYNIFTSTNPEGNEVLIAIRKEIRIIAIKELPIQQLSANFLQIDIEYKGMLLTIIGIRIRIDNKKAQLNQLSTYLGSLDAENVVVLGDLNVWYTWASKDKNWSLPQNYKIDGPKFKMNYNDWTSLTKWSFVFEDDTKGPIDFVITKGVTIDKIDYLWDFLSNEEYKGCKDEDKYKGDDSGNPDHAILIAEITCE
- a CDS encoding DnaD domain-containing protein, with the protein product MWSGVIDCDVIILAVEEALKYNARNINYVDRILQSWRKKGLKTANDVKRYKSIWESRNTEHREKCRQYDFKELERKLLGWGDG
- a CDS encoding helix-turn-helix domain-containing protein, with the translated sequence MIKERLNELPPLITVKEMAQVLRIERSTANEIIYRENFTIIMLKSRRTIIIKDELINWIENNTAKYKFNG
- a CDS encoding helix-turn-helix transcriptional regulator, with translation MGVNYKLKSLRIKNNVTERELAYMLHMSISAYSRKEIGSRNFTIGEAGKLARFFNTTIEDIFL
- a CDS encoding DNA-binding protein, with protein sequence MEEYKTADMMRHDKKKVMTVSQFMEEYCIGHNKAYELIHCRDFPVVFCGRKALIIRNKVDEWFLGHLGERF
- a CDS encoding helix-turn-helix transcriptional regulator codes for the protein MLYKLKAKRVEKGIKQVILSKQLGITPQYLGKIEKGEVEPRRDLMKRIAELLGEDVKELFFK
- a CDS encoding helix-turn-helix domain-containing protein, encoding MEFKDRLKQLRESKGLTQKELADELNKLNTDLSSNSKIYTQTISYWENGRDPSIRMLIKIAQYFDVPTDYLLGKTDSVSIDEINFEYFSKYLSKQNIEKLIKNYPDNMKKAVYFLLSNYTSDIFTNFNNEKKQYEINLDFLYLITKAVDILKSFYDEMENKVLCYNTESSLQNVKYIDSISMDTLKDINKLKALTKIGLDSIVDKLEDLVLLCNDPSTLKLKDEILEYTSTNDLNKNYFSKHLKKAFTDLVNDVLNTSKYAGDNHK
- a CDS encoding DUF4489 domain-containing protein → MNSLTCHDDYDLRKCITDNNRCYQKPECCHKEPSKVILGCGTGGAGPLPIIAIGDLTAPIPVVSTTLDMANLCTPQTRLVFTSQINIPVAAAVTLNFNVFKSCDGGTPQQIGSTFTFSLAVGVVESTSFSFQLCDVGCCQKCCTYSVELAPTTITADAGVTITNATLTALAVESCN